From a single Nostoc edaphicum CCNP1411 genomic region:
- a CDS encoding glycosyltransferase family 2 protein produces MRSGLVNQGLSEENGAISAIVPDVSVVLPIHDEVESLPLLLEAIASTLSSSQVNYEIICVDDGSTDGSGEFLKKEAQIRTNLKVVILRRNYGQTAAMAAGFYYAVGKAIVTLDADLQNDPADIPMLLAKLDEGYDLVSGWRQKRQDGAVNRLLPSKIANWLIRRTTSVNIHDYGCSLKAYRAELLADMNLYGELHRFLPALAYIEGARITEVPVRHHARRFGRSKYGIWRTFRVLMDLLTILFMKKFLTRPMHVFGLLGLISMVSGTGIGIYLTFVKLALGEMIGNRPLLILAVLLLVTGVQLFCFGLLAELLMRTYHESQGRPIYRVREVVAKKVN; encoded by the coding sequence ATGAGGAGTGGGTTGGTTAATCAAGGGTTAAGTGAGGAAAATGGGGCTATTTCAGCAATTGTCCCAGATGTTTCAGTGGTGCTGCCGATACATGACGAGGTGGAAAGTTTGCCGCTTTTACTAGAAGCGATCGCATCTACTTTATCCTCTAGTCAGGTAAATTATGAAATTATTTGCGTGGATGATGGTTCTACAGATGGTTCTGGGGAATTTCTCAAGAAAGAGGCGCAAATTCGTACTAATTTAAAAGTGGTAATTTTGCGTCGCAACTACGGACAAACTGCGGCGATGGCTGCTGGGTTTTATTATGCAGTCGGTAAAGCGATCGTCACTTTAGATGCTGATCTCCAGAATGATCCGGCTGATATCCCCATGTTATTAGCAAAGCTAGATGAAGGTTACGATTTGGTCAGTGGTTGGCGGCAAAAACGCCAAGATGGTGCTGTAAATCGGTTACTTCCTTCCAAAATAGCCAATTGGCTAATTCGCCGCACCACTAGCGTGAATATTCATGATTATGGCTGTTCGCTGAAAGCCTATCGAGCCGAACTGTTGGCAGATATGAACCTTTACGGGGAACTACACCGATTTTTACCCGCTTTGGCGTACATCGAAGGAGCTAGAATTACTGAAGTACCTGTGCGCCATCACGCCCGCCGCTTTGGTCGCAGTAAATATGGAATTTGGCGGACATTCCGGGTATTGATGGATTTGTTAACCATTCTGTTTATGAAAAAATTCCTCACCCGCCCGATGCACGTTTTTGGACTGTTGGGCTTGATTTCAATGGTTTCGGGAACGGGGATCGGAATTTACTTGACTTTTGTCAAATTGGCTTTAGGTGAAATGATTGGCAATCGTCCTTTGCTAATTTTGGCAGTTCTCCTGCTAGTAACCGGAGTGCAGTTGTTTTGCTTCGGTCTTTTGGCAGAATTGCTCATGCGTACATACCATGAATCCCAAGGAAGGCCTATCTATCGCGTGCGAGAGGTGGTAGCAAAAAAGGTTAACTAA
- a CDS encoding C40 family peptidase, whose protein sequence is MSFNLKSKMVRLSEAEVQNPKSGEYQCLADLNLYDSPECTRLATQAASGRHLWVTSNHQNSAIEVCLCEDDYPGWVSFSDLDSLQSATVPYQAATFSEAEIKKLLVEVIAFTQKAMQQSNYYLWGGTVEPNYDCSGLMQAAFASVGIWLPRDAYQQEGFTKPITVAELAAGDLVFFGTSQKATHVGLYLADSYYIHSSGKDQGRDGIGIDILSEQGDAVSQSYYQQLRGAGRVIKSYEPQRR, encoded by the coding sequence ATGTCCTTTAATCTAAAATCCAAAATGGTTCGACTGAGCGAAGCCGAAGTCCAAAATCCAAAATCAGGGGAGTATCAGTGTTTAGCTGACCTGAATTTATATGATTCTCCTGAATGTACACGCTTGGCAACTCAAGCCGCATCTGGGCGACATTTATGGGTAACATCAAATCATCAAAATTCAGCGATTGAGGTGTGTTTGTGTGAAGATGACTATCCGGGATGGGTATCCTTTTCCGATTTGGATTCATTACAATCTGCTACTGTACCTTATCAGGCTGCAACATTTTCTGAAGCTGAAATTAAAAAACTCCTAGTAGAGGTCATCGCCTTTACCCAAAAAGCGATGCAACAATCAAATTATTATCTTTGGGGTGGTACGGTTGAGCCAAATTATGACTGTTCTGGGTTAATGCAGGCGGCGTTTGCTTCGGTGGGTATTTGGCTACCTAGAGATGCCTATCAACAGGAAGGATTCACGAAACCAATTACTGTTGCAGAATTAGCAGCCGGGGATCTAGTATTTTTTGGAACTAGCCAAAAAGCAACCCATGTCGGACTTTATTTGGCCGATAGTTATTACATCCATAGTTCTGGGAAAGATCAGGGACGGGATGGGATTGGGATTGATATTCTTTCGGAACAGGGAGATGCGGTTAGTCAGTCGTACTATCAGCAGCTGCGAGGTGCTGGTAGAGTTATCAAGAGTTACGAACCACAGAGACGCTGA
- a CDS encoding serine/threonine-protein kinase, whose product MLAGTILQDGKYTLIQEIGRGGFGITFKATHHYLGQEVVMKTINERLRQHPDFAKFERQFQDEARRLATCIHPNIVRVSDFFVEAGLPYMVMEYIPGETLGDAFVLPGIPLPEATAIHYIRQIGAALQVVHNNGLLHRDVKPDNIILRFGTQEVVLIDFGIAREFNGGVRQTHTGLVSEGYSPIEQYLTQAPRTPATDVYGLAATLYALLTAQVPIPALLRDREQMPSPRELQPHLSAAVNQAVMRGMAVESRFRPATVAEWLQLLPGNGVNGTPQVLPTYAVPTVNLSAQQAATLIGKTGQNRNHRPSALAQPNPGIAKEPVLAKKLGSSQVFIGIGVALVAATAGFGITSILPKSQQQPTAKPLFEQPTQQPDAKVPDFNSTSSSPGENTNTTSKTESAPASNSKQRRRNRRSSQEESPRSIPTEESQSGNSEESTPSPSVSPTPSLVEKLRAIRSSRNASPAPLPQNNLPASNQDSVSPQPVSPSNPVVIPPLPPKESRQSDPSAVVVPTLEKQN is encoded by the coding sequence ATGTTAGCAGGCACAATTTTGCAGGATGGAAAATATACCCTAATTCAAGAAATAGGGCGGGGTGGCTTTGGCATTACCTTTAAAGCTACGCATCACTACTTGGGTCAGGAGGTGGTGATGAAAACCATCAATGAAAGGCTGCGACAACATCCTGATTTTGCTAAATTCGAGCGCCAATTCCAAGATGAAGCTAGACGATTAGCTACGTGTATTCACCCAAATATAGTCAGAGTTAGTGACTTTTTTGTGGAAGCTGGACTGCCTTATATGGTGATGGAATACATTCCTGGCGAAACCTTGGGAGACGCATTTGTATTACCAGGAATACCTTTGCCAGAAGCCACAGCAATTCATTACATCCGGCAAATTGGGGCAGCGTTGCAGGTAGTACACAACAATGGTTTGTTACATCGCGATGTCAAACCAGATAATATTATCCTTCGCTTTGGAACGCAGGAAGTAGTATTAATTGATTTTGGCATTGCCAGGGAATTTAATGGGGGTGTGAGGCAAACTCACACAGGTCTGGTTTCTGAAGGGTATTCTCCCATTGAGCAGTATTTGACGCAAGCGCCACGTACACCCGCCACAGATGTTTATGGTTTAGCAGCAACCTTGTATGCACTATTAACAGCCCAAGTTCCCATACCAGCATTATTGCGCGATCGCGAACAAATGCCTTCCCCCCGTGAACTGCAACCACATTTGAGCGCTGCTGTCAACCAGGCGGTAATGCGCGGTATGGCGGTAGAGTCTCGTTTTCGGCCAGCGACAGTTGCAGAGTGGCTGCAATTGCTACCTGGAAATGGGGTGAATGGAACACCGCAAGTTTTACCCACTTACGCAGTGCCAACTGTTAATTTATCTGCCCAGCAGGCAGCAACTCTAATTGGGAAAACTGGCCAAAATCGTAATCATAGACCATCTGCGTTGGCGCAGCCTAACCCAGGCATCGCTAAGGAACCTGTACTGGCTAAAAAGCTGGGGTCATCTCAGGTATTTATTGGTATAGGTGTAGCCCTAGTTGCTGCTACAGCAGGTTTTGGAATCACGAGCATATTACCCAAATCTCAGCAGCAGCCAACTGCAAAGCCGCTTTTTGAACAACCCACTCAACAACCAGACGCGAAAGTACCTGACTTCAATAGTACATCGTCATCTCCGGGTGAAAACACTAACACCACCTCAAAAACCGAATCAGCACCCGCCTCTAATTCCAAACAGCGTCGGCGTAATCGTCGTTCTTCCCAAGAAGAATCTCCCCGTAGCATCCCTACAGAAGAATCACAAAGCGGCAATTCTGAAGAATCTACACCTTCACCTAGTGTTTCACCCACACCCTCGCTAGTGGAGAAACTACGGGCAATCCGCTCATCTCGGAATGCTTCTCCCGCACCCTTGCCCCAAAATAACTTACCCGCTTCTAATCAAGATTCTGTATCTCCTCAACCCGTGAGTCCGTCAAACCCTGTGGTTATACCACCATTGCCACCAAAGGAATCCAGACAATCAGATCCTTCTGCTGTAGTAGTACCAACACTAGAAAAGCAAAATTAA
- a CDS encoding CapA family protein — MVDRSLGRVLSFSFISICLYLGISIGVIIRLGQSQRLNAATTPTEPVQFPLAIPELTPSTTEQKTFPNTITIKAVGDIIPGTNFPNHRLPRFRDKLLPKSVRTHLQGSDILFGNFESSLTNHPYTAKDISRGQVFAFRSPPAYAKLFAEAGFNVFNMSNNHAMDFGPVGFKDTKKNLEAVGIATLGHKNQILYLEANNIPVAMVGFSPYEMYNSIHNLGAAQALIAEAKNKANIVVVSMHAGAEGTGALHVKNQTEFFYGENRGNSIKFARNMIDAGADLVLGHGPHVPRAMEIYKGKIIAYSLGNFLGYRTLSTNAQTGDSMILEVKLNPAGDLVSSKIIPVRMDRQGIPQIDQSFRTVKLMRYLNNQAFPKNPVKINKKGEVVVQNRLAPR, encoded by the coding sequence ATGGTAGATCGCAGTCTGGGGCGAGTACTCTCATTTAGTTTTATCAGCATTTGTTTATATCTGGGTATTAGTATAGGAGTCATTATCCGGCTTGGACAATCACAGCGATTAAACGCTGCTACTACACCTACTGAGCCGGTGCAATTTCCATTAGCTATCCCTGAACTTACGCCATCAACAACAGAACAAAAAACCTTTCCAAATACTATTACCATCAAAGCCGTTGGAGATATTATTCCCGGCACTAATTTCCCCAACCATAGATTACCTCGTTTTCGAGATAAATTATTACCAAAATCAGTGAGAACTCACTTGCAAGGATCTGATATTTTATTTGGTAATTTTGAAAGTAGTCTAACTAATCATCCCTATACTGCCAAAGATATTAGTCGAGGCCAAGTTTTTGCCTTCCGCTCTCCACCTGCATACGCCAAGCTATTTGCTGAGGCTGGTTTTAATGTGTTCAATATGTCGAATAACCATGCAATGGACTTCGGCCCTGTAGGATTCAAAGATACAAAGAAAAATCTTGAGGCTGTAGGCATTGCAACATTAGGTCATAAAAATCAAATTCTTTATTTGGAAGCTAACAATATCCCCGTAGCGATGGTTGGGTTTTCTCCTTATGAAATGTATAATTCCATTCATAATTTAGGAGCAGCCCAAGCACTCATAGCAGAAGCCAAAAATAAAGCCAATATTGTAGTAGTCTCTATGCACGCTGGAGCCGAAGGAACGGGGGCGCTACACGTTAAGAATCAGACAGAGTTTTTTTATGGAGAAAACCGAGGTAATTCGATCAAGTTTGCTCGAAACATGATTGATGCGGGAGCAGACTTAGTACTAGGACATGGGCCTCACGTTCCGAGAGCGATGGAAATTTATAAAGGAAAAATCATTGCCTATTCTTTAGGAAACTTTTTAGGATATCGGACTTTATCTACAAATGCTCAAACAGGTGACTCAATGATTTTAGAAGTTAAACTCAACCCGGCAGGAGATTTGGTATCAAGTAAAATTATTCCTGTTCGGATGGATAGACAGGGAATCCCTCAGATTGATCAGAGTTTTCGGACTGTTAAACTTATGCGTTATTTGAATAATCAAGCTTTTCCCAAGAATCCGGTGAAGATTAATAAGAAAGGGGAAGTTGTTGTACAAAATAGGCTTGCTCCTCGCTAA
- a CDS encoding serine hydrolase encodes MIFFNRDEQLENIGNGILDATWAAFPTLARNQIALTWVVYDPPVLVNTGGALTPNAFWDHPVRGFTYRGVERIYPASVVKLFYLVAVNEWLEKGMSQTSKELERALRDMIVDSSNDATSLVVDILSGTTSGPELPTGPFETWKYQRNIVNRYYQSLGWEELETINVCQKTWSDGPYGRERAFVGELLENRNMLTTNAIARLLHSIVGGVAVSSGRSQTMMALLKRPLNDLPTDREEDQVAGFLGGGLPKNAQIWSKAGWTSQVHHDAAYIELPEQRPYLLVVFTEGKAQAKSRDILPFVSKLVAEAIASL; translated from the coding sequence ATGATTTTTTTTAATAGAGACGAACAACTCGAAAATATTGGTAATGGCATTTTAGATGCAACTTGGGCAGCATTTCCGACCTTAGCCCGGAATCAAATTGCCCTGACTTGGGTTGTTTACGATCCCCCAGTGCTAGTAAATACTGGTGGAGCGCTGACTCCCAATGCTTTTTGGGATCATCCAGTTCGTGGTTTTACTTATCGCGGTGTTGAACGAATTTATCCCGCTAGTGTAGTCAAGCTATTTTACCTGGTGGCGGTAAACGAATGGCTAGAAAAAGGCATGAGTCAAACCTCCAAGGAGTTGGAGCGAGCCTTACGGGATATGATTGTTGATTCTAGTAATGATGCTACCAGCTTGGTTGTGGATATTTTGAGTGGCACTACATCAGGGCCAGAATTACCAACCGGGCCCTTTGAAACCTGGAAATATCAGCGTAATATTGTTAACCGCTATTACCAATCTTTGGGTTGGGAAGAATTGGAGACGATTAACGTCTGTCAAAAAACTTGGAGTGATGGCCCTTATGGACGGGAACGGGCGTTTGTGGGGGAGTTACTAGAAAATCGCAATATGTTGACCACAAATGCGATCGCAAGGTTACTGCATAGTATTGTAGGTGGAGTGGCGGTTTCAAGTGGGCGATCGCAAACAATGATGGCTTTACTGAAGCGTCCTCTCAACGATTTGCCCACTGACAGAGAGGAAGATCAGGTAGCAGGTTTTTTAGGCGGTGGACTCCCTAAAAATGCTCAAATTTGGTCAAAGGCAGGTTGGACAAGTCAAGTTCACCATGATGCCGCGTATATTGAATTACCAGAACAGCGCCCTTACCTCTTAGTGGTATTTACTGAAGGGAAAGCGCAGGCTAAGAGTCGGGATATTTTACCCTTTGTTTCTAAACTAGTTGCCGAAGCGATCGCTAGTTTATGA
- a CDS encoding MFS transporter, producing MKAFNTFDAELRSNLLVLFTAGLLFWSSLSSLLPTLPLYIDHVGANNQEIGIVMGSFAIGLLLSRPMLGRLADERGRKIVLLIGTIVAAIAPFGYLATQSLGLLILVRIFHGISVAAFTTGYSALIADLAPAETRGEIIGYMSLTTPLGLAIGPALGGYLEATSGYGILFLLSAELGFCALLGIVQVNNPPVQTQEQTQGENHNFWQTLSSPQVRVPTIVMLLVGLSVGAVHTFVSLFLKSTEVDFNGGLFFTVAAISSFSIRVFAGKASDRLGRGLFITFGIFCYVLGLILLWQAHSAIVFLLAAIVEGAGGGTLISMMITMMADRSLPQERGKIFAICIAGLDLGIAIAAPLLGTIAELVGYRDMFGYGAVMTSLALVIFLTQSSKNLSNSLRFALGRAPDAYSLNNLKVRSEEF from the coding sequence TTGAAAGCATTTAATACCTTTGATGCCGAACTACGGAGCAACCTGCTGGTTTTATTTACAGCAGGTTTATTATTCTGGTCGAGCTTGTCTTCGCTCTTACCAACCCTACCGCTTTACATCGATCATGTGGGCGCAAACAATCAAGAAATTGGGATTGTGATGGGTAGTTTTGCTATTGGGTTATTGCTGTCTCGCCCGATGTTGGGACGATTAGCCGATGAACGTGGCCGAAAAATTGTCTTGTTGATTGGTACGATAGTAGCTGCGATCGCACCCTTTGGTTACTTGGCAACCCAATCACTTGGGTTACTGATTCTGGTGCGGATTTTTCACGGCATTAGCGTAGCTGCTTTTACCACTGGCTACAGTGCCTTAATCGCAGATTTAGCTCCGGCTGAAACTCGTGGTGAAATCATTGGTTACATGAGCCTCACAACTCCCCTTGGTTTAGCAATTGGCCCCGCCTTGGGAGGGTATTTAGAAGCTACAAGTGGTTACGGGATATTATTTCTGCTATCTGCTGAATTGGGTTTTTGCGCCCTCTTGGGGATTGTCCAAGTTAATAATCCACCAGTGCAGACACAGGAACAAACTCAGGGAGAAAATCACAATTTTTGGCAAACCTTGAGCAGTCCACAGGTGAGAGTTCCAACTATAGTTATGTTGCTAGTTGGTTTGTCCGTCGGTGCTGTACATACCTTTGTGTCGTTGTTCCTAAAATCCACTGAGGTGGACTTCAATGGTGGACTGTTTTTTACAGTTGCGGCAATTTCTAGTTTTAGTATCAGGGTGTTTGCTGGTAAGGCAAGCGATCGCTTAGGTCGTGGTTTGTTTATTACCTTTGGTATTTTTTGCTATGTTTTGGGGTTAATATTGCTGTGGCAAGCTCACAGTGCGATCGTTTTCTTACTGGCTGCGATCGTTGAAGGTGCTGGTGGTGGTACACTGATCTCGATGATGATCACCATGATGGCAGACCGCTCACTTCCGCAAGAACGGGGGAAAATTTTTGCTATATGCATAGCTGGACTTGACCTGGGAATTGCGATCGCTGCTCCTCTTCTGGGTACCATCGCAGAACTTGTAGGCTACCGCGATATGTTTGGCTATGGTGCTGTGATGACTTCTCTAGCCCTTGTCATCTTCCTCACCCAGTCGAGCAAAAACCTATCCAACT
- a CDS encoding beta-lactamase hydrolase domain-containing protein encodes MINAIQINENLTTTGQVIPKQLEQAIQEGFKSVLNLRSPDELGFSKDEQKVAEALGLYYQNVPLKVDLKNLNEEVITKILTTLEQIPKPAVVHCAAGMRSTGIALLSIAIQEGLTPEETLAKARNLGFGFFEHAGVSPRLKELFVDYVNKHSKIAVPAS; translated from the coding sequence GTGATCAACGCCATACAGATTAACGAAAACTTGACAACTACAGGACAAGTCATACCAAAACAGCTTGAGCAAGCTATCCAAGAAGGTTTTAAATCCGTTTTAAATTTGCGATCGCCTGATGAACTAGGATTTTCTAAGGATGAGCAAAAAGTCGCGGAAGCATTGGGGCTGTATTATCAAAATGTTCCACTCAAGGTGGATCTGAAAAATTTGAATGAAGAAGTGATTACCAAAATCCTCACAACACTCGAACAAATCCCGAAACCAGCGGTTGTGCATTGTGCCGCCGGGATGCGATCAACTGGAATTGCGCTATTGAGTATCGCTATCCAGGAAGGATTAACACCAGAGGAAACCTTAGCAAAAGCGAGGAATCTGGGCTTTGGATTCTTTGAACACGCTGGCGTTAGTCCCCGATTGAAGGAATTATTTGTGGACTACGTTAATAAACACAGTAAAATAGCTGTACCTGCTAGCTGA